One segment of Nostoc flagelliforme CCNUN1 DNA contains the following:
- a CDS encoding 4Fe-4S dicluster domain-containing protein codes for MIELVSESRCIKCNICVNICPTNVFDRVPDAPPTIARQSDCQTCYMCELYCPVDALYVAPESDVTTLVNEAELAEVGLLGSYRENIGWGHKRTSTAKADQTFQILKQMK; via the coding sequence GTGATTGAGTTGGTCAGCGAGTCGCGGTGCATAAAATGTAATATCTGCGTGAACATTTGTCCAACCAACGTGTTTGACCGTGTACCTGATGCGCCGCCAACCATTGCTCGACAGAGTGACTGCCAAACTTGTTATATGTGCGAATTGTATTGTCCAGTTGATGCTCTTTATGTTGCACCAGAAAGCGATGTGACGACTTTGGTCAACGAGGCAGAATTGGCAGAAGTTGGGCTACTGGGTAGTTACCGTGAAAACATCGGTTGGGGACATAAACGCACTTCAACAGCAAAAGCCGATCAAACATTCCAAATTCTGAAGCAGATGAAATAG
- a CDS encoding iron uptake porin, whose translation MSKVLWNYLLVIPALFGGLIVLSSDALAAEVEKTTQQVIPIDKNIAQRTPSLLGNTVKVQALGVPSDRSLEQVTSVSQLSDVQPTDWAFQALQSLVERYGVIAGYPDGTFKGNRALTRYEFAAGLNAALDRLNELIATSTGELVRKEDLATLQKLQEQFASELATLRGRVDALETRQAKVEANQFSTTTKLIGDVSFLVADTFGDAYGGQSQRANNTPADDTNDRTQTFFAYRARLNFQTSFTGRDQLTTLLTAGNNIPNLGATTGTQMTRFTIDGDNRADTYLSQLTYRFPLGSKATVWVGPRALQPAVFTPTLNGAVAGLNGAVSRFATFNHTVYRPGFDGAGLALGYKFSDQLQLSLGYIADNNQAPDPTRGLFNGTNLALAQLTISPTRQLDIGLTYTRKYYTDNTSGDDSNFNVTGGTGSAFARNPFEQNSTTTDNFGFQFNWRTSRSLILGGWFGYTRAHQNRGGDSDATIINTALTVALPDLFKKGNVGGIIVGIPPKVTSSDYRNSAGLLREDPSTSLHLEAFYTYRVNDNITVTPDFYVITKPEHNDNNDAIWVGALRTTFAF comes from the coding sequence ATGTCTAAAGTTTTGTGGAATTATTTGCTAGTGATTCCAGCCTTGTTCGGTGGACTCATAGTTTTATCTTCAGATGCACTTGCTGCTGAAGTAGAAAAGACGACACAGCAAGTAATACCAATTGACAAGAATATTGCTCAAAGAACTCCATCACTCTTGGGTAACACAGTAAAAGTGCAAGCTTTAGGTGTTCCTAGCGATCGCAGCCTAGAACAAGTTACATCTGTATCACAACTCTCTGATGTTCAACCTACAGATTGGGCCTTTCAAGCATTGCAGTCTTTGGTTGAGCGCTATGGTGTGATTGCGGGATATCCAGATGGCACATTTAAAGGTAATCGGGCGCTGACTCGTTATGAATTTGCCGCAGGCTTGAATGCAGCCCTCGATCGCCTCAACGAATTGATTGCCACTAGCACTGGAGAGTTGGTACGAAAAGAAGACTTAGCTACTCTACAAAAACTGCAAGAACAATTTGCATCTGAACTCGCCACACTGCGCGGACGGGTAGATGCTTTAGAGACGCGTCAAGCTAAGGTAGAAGCCAATCAGTTTTCGACAACTACCAAATTGATTGGTGATGTAAGCTTCTTGGTAGCGGATACATTTGGCGATGCCTACGGCGGGCAAAGCCAACGCGCCAATAATACTCCTGCTGATGATACAAATGATCGTACTCAAACCTTTTTTGCTTATCGTGCCAGACTTAACTTTCAAACGAGCTTTACAGGCAGAGATCAATTAACCACTCTTTTAACAGCAGGAAATAACATTCCTAACTTAGGGGCGACTACAGGAACCCAGATGACCCGTTTTACCATTGATGGTGACAACAGAGCAGATACCTATCTGAGTCAGTTAACATATCGTTTCCCATTAGGTTCAAAAGCTACTGTGTGGGTAGGGCCTAGAGCGCTTCAACCAGCTGTGTTTACTCCCACCTTAAATGGTGCGGTTGCTGGGCTAAACGGTGCTGTTTCTCGGTTTGCCACATTCAACCATACCGTTTATCGACCAGGCTTTGATGGTGCTGGTTTAGCTCTTGGGTATAAGTTTAGCGATCAATTGCAATTAAGCTTAGGTTACATAGCAGATAATAATCAGGCTCCTGACCCTACCCGTGGACTTTTCAATGGTACTAATTTGGCACTTGCTCAGTTAACCATATCGCCCACTCGCCAGCTAGATATTGGTCTAACTTACACCCGCAAATATTATACTGATAACACTAGTGGTGATGACTCTAATTTTAACGTTACTGGTGGTACAGGTAGCGCTTTCGCCAGAAATCCTTTTGAACAAAACTCGACTACAACCGATAACTTCGGATTTCAATTTAACTGGAGAACCAGTCGGAGCTTAATTTTAGGTGGTTGGTTCGGCTATACACGCGCCCATCAAAACAGAGGCGGTGATAGTGATGCAACGATTATTAATACTGCGCTGACAGTTGCTTTACCAGACTTGTTTAAGAAAGGCAATGTGGGTGGAATTATCGTTGGAATACCGCCTAAAGTCACGAGTAGTGATTACAGAAATAGCGCTGGGCTGCTTCGAGAAGATCCAAGTACTTCTTTACACCTAGAGGCTTTCTACACCTACCGTGTGAATGACAACATCACTGTTACTCCAGATTTTTATGTGATTACCAAACCAGAACATAACGATAACAACGACGCGATTTGGGTAGGTGCGCTCCGCACTACTTTTGCTTTCTAA
- a CDS encoding amidohydrolase family protein — MTIALDRPQKTRSAQIREKLGYPIIDTDVHTQEFEPAVLDYLEQVGGTALVERFKENLPGSSRFKWYKQSWEERFAYRTNRPNWWGRPTKNTLNLATISLPKLLHERLQEAGTDFAVVYPNLATMAPNIGNEEMRRAVCRAVNTYHADIFRPYSDRLTPIAAIPLHTPEEGIEELEYAVNVLGLKAIQIPGYVRRPIPAFEKYGKEVANEVVWIDNFGLDSEYDYDPFWAKCVELKVVPTTHASSQGWTTQRSVTNAQYNHINHFAFAAEALCKSLFFGGVTRRFPQLKFAFLEGGSAWGASLYADIIWHWETRNKQHLLSNNNPAIIDKEALVELYTRYGGELVDGRLDQIGDGLGFHHQLLAPENPGELDEFELAGIEKPEDVRDRFLNHFYFGTESDDTRVSQAFNRAANPFGDRVKAFLGSDSGHWDVPDITAVTANAYSMAEREIITEEDLRYFLSIHPLELYTSLNQDFFKGTGVEKAANEYLAAKK; from the coding sequence ATGACGATCGCTCTAGACCGCCCACAAAAAACTAGGTCTGCTCAAATTCGGGAAAAGCTTGGTTATCCGATCATTGATACCGATGTACATACCCAGGAATTTGAACCAGCAGTCTTGGATTATTTAGAGCAAGTTGGTGGAACTGCACTTGTTGAACGTTTCAAAGAGAATTTACCAGGATCTTCCCGCTTTAAGTGGTACAAGCAAAGTTGGGAAGAACGTTTTGCTTATCGCACCAATCGCCCTAACTGGTGGGGTCGTCCTACAAAAAATACTTTGAATTTAGCTACTATTAGCTTGCCTAAGTTACTCCATGAGCGCTTGCAAGAAGCAGGTACAGACTTTGCCGTTGTGTACCCCAACTTGGCAACGATGGCCCCGAATATCGGCAACGAAGAAATGCGGCGGGCTGTTTGTCGGGCAGTTAACACCTACCATGCTGATATTTTCCGTCCTTATTCTGACCGATTAACACCCATCGCCGCCATTCCTCTCCATACTCCCGAAGAAGGGATTGAAGAGTTGGAATATGCAGTGAATGTTCTGGGACTCAAAGCAATTCAAATCCCCGGTTATGTTCGTCGTCCAATTCCTGCCTTTGAGAAGTATGGCAAAGAAGTGGCTAACGAAGTGGTTTGGATTGATAACTTTGGCTTAGATAGCGAGTATGATTACGATCCATTCTGGGCTAAGTGCGTAGAACTAAAAGTTGTACCGACAACTCATGCTTCTAGCCAAGGTTGGACAACTCAGCGTTCTGTCACCAACGCCCAGTACAATCACATTAATCACTTTGCCTTTGCGGCGGAAGCATTATGCAAATCGCTGTTCTTTGGTGGAGTTACCCGCCGCTTCCCACAATTAAAGTTTGCCTTCTTAGAAGGTGGTTCAGCTTGGGGTGCTAGTCTATACGCTGATATTATTTGGCATTGGGAAACCCGCAACAAACAACATTTGTTGTCAAATAACAATCCTGCCATTATCGATAAGGAAGCACTAGTAGAGTTGTACACCCGCTACGGTGGCGAACTTGTAGATGGACGCTTAGATCAGATTGGTGATGGTTTAGGATTCCACCATCAACTATTGGCTCCAGAAAATCCAGGCGAACTCGACGAATTTGAACTAGCAGGAATTGAGAAGCCAGAAGATGTGCGCGATCGCTTCTTGAATCATTTCTACTTCGGGACAGAATCAGATGATACCCGTGTAAGCCAAGCTTTTAATCGTGCAGCTAATCCCTTTGGCGATCGCGTTAAAGCCTTTTTAGGTTCAGATTCCGGTCACTGGGATGTGCCAGATATCACCGCCGTTACTGCTAACGCCTACTCAATGGCAGAACGCGAAATCATTACCGAAGAAGACCTCCGCTACTTCCTCTCAATCCATCCCTTGGAGTTGTACACCAGTCTCAATCAAGACTTCTTCAAGGGTACAGGTGTTGAGAAAGCCGCCAACGAATATTTAGCGGCTAAGAAATAA
- a CDS encoding ABC transporter substrate-binding protein, whose amino-acid sequence MACVLLLTTACSQGETKSSQSIEAINANSAVAASNSISTLRIGYVGSSEPTGSLGWAKKKGILERELQKAGFKNITFSRFPNGPDLNEALVAGQLDVGSLGDTPAIVLRARGQETRLLRISQFNTTAWLVAKKNGPRSLAELKGQKIATQKGSYMHRYLLGLLAETKIAKDVKVVHLMTTEAKAALERGDIAAYATSSDLGPFLKSQGFPVIDSSANHKGLSGTSLVIATESFLAKQPDFPQKFNAILTEATKDLKANSEEYYQYHAQTTKYPINIIKVSFPLKQVSEEPLPAEGVELLEGTKNFLVSQGLAKSDFKLTDWAVKEK is encoded by the coding sequence GTGGCATGTGTTCTACTACTAACTACAGCATGTAGCCAAGGCGAAACTAAATCTTCACAATCCATTGAGGCTATTAATGCCAATAGCGCTGTAGCTGCATCTAATAGCATTTCTACCCTACGAATAGGTTATGTAGGTAGTTCAGAACCTACAGGATCGCTTGGTTGGGCAAAGAAAAAGGGAATATTAGAACGTGAGTTGCAAAAAGCGGGATTTAAAAACATTACTTTTTCAAGGTTTCCTAATGGGCCGGATCTAAATGAGGCGCTTGTCGCAGGTCAATTAGATGTTGGTTCTTTAGGCGATACACCAGCCATAGTTTTGAGAGCTAGAGGTCAGGAAACGCGACTGTTGCGGATCAGCCAATTTAATACAACCGCCTGGTTAGTAGCGAAAAAGAATGGCCCGCGATCGCTTGCTGAACTTAAAGGTCAGAAAATAGCTACCCAAAAAGGCTCTTATATGCATCGATACCTGCTGGGTCTATTAGCTGAAACTAAAATTGCCAAAGATGTAAAAGTTGTTCACTTGATGACTACTGAGGCAAAAGCGGCTTTAGAACGTGGTGATATAGCAGCTTATGCAACCTCTAGCGATCTGGGGCCTTTTCTGAAATCACAAGGGTTTCCAGTGATTGATTCTTCTGCTAATCATAAGGGTCTGTCAGGGACATCATTAGTTATAGCGACCGAAAGCTTTCTGGCGAAACAGCCTGATTTTCCACAGAAATTTAATGCAATTCTCACAGAAGCAACCAAGGATTTAAAAGCTAATTCTGAAGAATATTATCAGTACCACGCTCAAACTACTAAATATCCCATCAATATCATTAAAGTATCATTCCCACTCAAACAGGTATCAGAAGAACCATTACCAGCCGAGGGTGTGGAGCTTTTAGAGGGGACAAAGAATTTTTTAGTCTCGCAGGGTTTAGCAAAGTCGGACTTTAAATTAACCGATTGGGCTGTTAAAGAAAAATAG
- a CDS encoding FAD-dependent oxidoreductase, which translates to MLKTLTTDFELDLQADVLVIGGGPAGTWAAWSAASSGAKVVLVDKGYCGTTGCAAASGNGVWYVPPDPEARETAKASRESLGGFLSDRNWMDRVLNQTYVNVNQLAEWGYPFPTDDEGKPYRRSLQGPEYMRLMRRQIQRAGVKILDNSPALELLVDDDGAVAGATGVNRQTGSKWVVRSQSTIIATGGCAFLSKALGCNVLTGDGYLMAAEAGAEMSGMEFSNAYGISPAFSSVTKTLFYNWATFTYEDGSVIPGASSHRRSVIAQTLLQQPVYAIIDKAAESMRASMRLAQPNFFLPFDRAGIDPFTQRFPVTLRLEGTVRGTGGIRIVDESCASSVRGLYAAGDAATRELICGGFTGGGSHNAAWAISSGYWSGKSAAEYSRSLGEHKIQRLVKGVGEVVLQSDRSQTLATDEVIQAVQAEVFPYEKNYFRTEQGLTESLGRLNHLWQELRSSQVKSDKELIRAREAAAMVATARWMYSSAIERKETRGMHKHLDYPELDANQQHHLISGGLDQVWVKVQPLESTEKSLSKIGAAV; encoded by the coding sequence ATGCTGAAAACGTTAACAACCGATTTTGAACTTGACCTCCAAGCAGATGTGTTGGTAATTGGGGGTGGGCCGGCTGGCACTTGGGCGGCTTGGAGTGCTGCATCAAGTGGAGCTAAAGTTGTCCTGGTAGACAAAGGATATTGTGGTACGACTGGATGCGCTGCTGCATCTGGTAATGGTGTGTGGTATGTGCCACCTGACCCAGAAGCACGAGAAACAGCAAAAGCAAGTCGGGAATCGTTGGGTGGGTTTTTATCCGATCGCAACTGGATGGATCGGGTACTGAATCAGACTTATGTCAACGTCAATCAGTTAGCAGAGTGGGGTTATCCCTTTCCCACCGATGATGAAGGTAAACCCTATCGGCGATCGCTGCAAGGCCCGGAGTATATGCGCCTGATGCGGCGGCAAATTCAACGGGCAGGAGTCAAGATTTTAGACAACAGCCCCGCCTTAGAATTACTGGTAGATGACGATGGTGCTGTTGCTGGTGCAACAGGTGTGAACCGTCAAACTGGTAGTAAATGGGTAGTGCGATCGCAGTCCACAATTATCGCAACAGGTGGCTGTGCATTTCTCAGTAAAGCGTTAGGATGCAACGTCCTGACAGGGGATGGTTATTTAATGGCTGCTGAAGCTGGTGCCGAGATGTCGGGTATGGAATTTTCCAATGCCTATGGCATCTCCCCCGCTTTTTCTTCAGTCACCAAAACCCTGTTCTATAATTGGGCAACCTTCACCTACGAAGATGGTAGTGTGATTCCGGGTGCAAGTTCTCATAGACGTTCAGTAATTGCCCAGACATTGTTGCAACAGCCAGTTTACGCCATCATAGACAAAGCGGCTGAATCGATGCGGGCATCTATGCGTTTAGCACAGCCCAACTTCTTTTTACCCTTTGACCGTGCAGGTATTGATCCATTTACTCAACGTTTCCCTGTGACTCTGCGCCTAGAGGGAACTGTGCGCGGTACTGGAGGAATTCGGATTGTAGATGAGAGTTGTGCCAGTTCTGTGCGGGGACTTTATGCAGCAGGAGATGCCGCTACACGGGAACTGATTTGTGGCGGATTCACTGGCGGTGGTAGTCACAATGCTGCTTGGGCAATATCTTCTGGGTATTGGTCGGGGAAATCGGCTGCTGAATATAGCCGTAGTTTGGGGGAACACAAAATTCAACGACTAGTTAAGGGTGTTGGCGAGGTAGTATTACAAAGCGATCGCTCTCAAACCTTGGCAACTGATGAAGTAATTCAGGCAGTCCAAGCTGAAGTATTTCCTTACGAAAAGAACTATTTCCGTACAGAACAAGGCTTAACCGAGTCTTTGGGTAGGCTAAATCATCTTTGGCAAGAACTCCGCAGTAGCCAGGTAAAGTCAGATAAAGAGCTGATCCGGGCGCGAGAAGCTGCGGCAATGGTAGCCACAGCCCGGTGGATGTACAGCAGCGCCATTGAACGTAAAGAAACTCGTGGTATGCACAAACATTTAGATTATCCAGAACTTGATGCTAATCAGCAACATCACCTGATTAGCGGTGGATTAGATCAAGTCTGGGTAAAAGTTCAGCCTTTAGAGAGTACAGAAAAGTCTTTATCTAAAATAGGAGCAGCAGTGTGA
- a CDS encoding class I SAM-dependent methyltransferase has product MTQLKTLPTYDPSLFEGAAEGYAQYRTKYPPIVFEKLAEIFNLNGQGRLLDLGTGPGLISIPLRTRFEEVVAIDPDPGMIGEAKRQAAAVGANNITWLEQGAELIDSSLGKFKLTTIGRAFHWMERELVLERLYELLSDDGGLALLQTGDNPWESNLPWKQAAVGVVKKWLGDERRTGQRGQGTRKPVDPPHEVVIGNSAFARQESYEVPFEKSWTVDSYLGYLYTTAFSLKIFYGDNAPAFEKDLREALLAVEPSGHFTEELKATILVAWKH; this is encoded by the coding sequence ATGACTCAACTAAAAACACTTCCTACCTACGACCCAAGTTTATTTGAGGGAGCTGCTGAAGGCTACGCTCAATATAGAACCAAATACCCACCGATTGTATTCGAGAAACTAGCGGAAATATTTAATCTCAATGGTCAAGGACGACTCCTTGATTTGGGTACTGGCCCAGGATTAATTTCAATTCCTCTGCGAACCAGATTTGAGGAAGTTGTTGCGATCGATCCCGATCCCGGCATGATTGGAGAAGCTAAACGGCAAGCAGCAGCAGTCGGAGCGAATAATATTACTTGGTTAGAACAAGGAGCAGAGTTAATCGACTCTAGTTTAGGGAAATTCAAGTTAACCACTATTGGTAGAGCCTTCCACTGGATGGAACGCGAACTAGTCCTTGAACGCCTTTATGAATTGCTAAGTGATGATGGTGGATTAGCACTGCTTCAGACTGGTGATAACCCTTGGGAAAGCAATCTACCTTGGAAACAAGCTGCTGTTGGAGTAGTGAAGAAATGGTTAGGTGATGAGCGGCGCACTGGACAACGAGGACAAGGTACTCGTAAGCCAGTCGATCCTCCCCATGAAGTCGTAATTGGCAATTCGGCTTTTGCTCGTCAAGAAAGCTATGAAGTGCCATTTGAAAAATCTTGGACTGTCGATAGCTATCTTGGCTACTTATACACTACAGCCTTCTCCCTCAAAATTTTCTATGGTGATAACGCCCCAGCATTTGAAAAGGATCTCAGAGAAGCGTTACTAGCAGTTGAGCCGTCTGGACATTTTACAGAAGAACTCAAAGCTACAATTCTAGTCGCTTGGAAACACTAG
- a CDS encoding amidohydrolase family protein yields the protein MTIALDRPKKTKSAQIREKLGYPIIDTDVHTQEFPPAFLDYLEQVAGTAIAERFQEHLPGASRSKWFKQTWDERRTYRTARPPFWTRPTNDALNLATVSLPKLLHERLQEAGTDFAVVYPNLATMAPHIGNEEMRRAVCRTANTYHADIFRPYSDRLTPIAAIPMHTPEEAIEELEYAVNILGLKAIQIPGHIRRPIPAFEKYGEEVANEAIWIDTFGLDSKYDYDPFWAKCVELKVVPTTHSSGMGWINRRSISNYQYNHIGHFASAAEALCKSLFFGGVTHRFPTLKFAFLEGGAAWGASLYTDLIWHWDTRNKDHLVENNNPANVNYEELLEFYTRYGGELVHGRLDQLGSGLGFHADLISPLEPGDLDEFALAGVTKPEDIRDRFLNNFYFGTESDDTRVAQAFNRKANPYGDRVKAFLGSDSGHWDVPDITAIAANTYSMVERKIISEEDLQYFLSIHPLELYTSLNRDFFKGTAVEKTADEFLAGKLR from the coding sequence ATGACTATTGCACTAGACCGTCCAAAAAAAACCAAGTCTGCTCAAATTCGGGAAAAATTGGGTTATCCCATCATTGATACTGATGTACATACCCAAGAGTTTCCCCCAGCATTCTTAGACTATTTAGAGCAAGTTGCTGGAACTGCGATCGCAGAACGTTTTCAAGAACACTTACCCGGTGCATCTCGCTCTAAATGGTTTAAGCAAACTTGGGATGAACGCCGCACTTACCGCACCGCGCGTCCTCCTTTCTGGACTCGTCCCACCAACGACGCTTTAAATTTAGCCACCGTTAGTTTGCCAAAGTTGTTACACGAACGCTTACAAGAAGCTGGTACAGACTTTGCTGTTGTGTACCCTAACTTGGCAACAATGGCACCACACATCGGCAATGAAGAGATGCGGCGAGCTGTTTGCCGTACAGCTAACACTTACCATGCTGATATTTTCCGTCCTTATAGCGATCGCTTAACACCCATTGCCGCTATTCCCATGCATACGCCCGAAGAGGCGATCGAAGAGTTGGAATATGCGGTAAATATTTTGGGACTCAAAGCAATTCAAATCCCCGGACATATCCGCCGCCCAATTCCCGCCTTCGAGAAGTATGGCGAAGAAGTAGCCAACGAAGCCATTTGGATTGATACTTTTGGCTTGGATAGTAAATATGATTACGATCCCTTCTGGGCGAAGTGCGTAGAACTGAAAGTTGTACCCACCACCCACTCTTCCGGTATGGGCTGGATAAATCGGCGTTCCATTAGCAATTACCAATACAACCATATTGGTCACTTTGCATCGGCTGCGGAAGCACTATGTAAATCTCTGTTCTTTGGTGGTGTAACTCACCGCTTCCCCACACTCAAGTTTGCCTTTTTAGAAGGAGGTGCAGCTTGGGGTGCTAGTTTGTACACCGATTTGATTTGGCATTGGGATACTCGCAATAAAGATCATTTGGTAGAAAATAACAATCCCGCCAATGTTAATTATGAAGAACTGCTAGAATTTTATACCCGCTATGGTGGTGAACTAGTACATGGTCGTTTGGATCAACTAGGTAGTGGTTTAGGTTTCCACGCTGACTTAATATCTCCCCTAGAACCAGGCGATTTGGATGAATTCGCCTTAGCAGGAGTTACAAAGCCAGAGGATATCCGCGATCGCTTCTTGAATAATTTCTACTTTGGTACAGAATCAGATGATACCCGTGTAGCCCAAGCCTTTAACCGTAAAGCTAATCCTTATGGCGATCGCGTTAAAGCATTTTTGGGTTCTGATTCTGGTCATTGGGATGTACCTGATATTACTGCGATCGCAGCTAATACCTATTCAATGGTAGAACGCAAGATTATCAGCGAAGAAGATTTGCAATATTTCCTGTCAATTCATCCCTTGGAGTTGTACACCAGCCTGAATCGTGACTTCTTCAAAGGTACGGCTGTGGAGAAAACAGCAGATGAATTTCTGGCTGGGAAATTAAGGTAA
- a CDS encoding acyl-CoA dehydrogenase family protein: MVLDITKPKDYIDLATSLSKELAQSAVERDVKAGVPEEEINKLRENGLLPLIVPKQYGGIGATWIDALKIVRKLSKADGSIGQLYGNHLNLTALGHVSGTPAQKEKYYRETAKNNLFWANAINTKDTRLKINPEGENFRVNGVKSFGTGISVADYRVFSALEDGVELPFIFIIPKDREGLVSNQDWDNIGQRRTDSGSYTFNNVLVEKDEILGPPNPHDSAFSTFLGIIAQLTKTNVYLGITKAAFAAAREYTKTTTKPWITSGVDSATQDPYILHHYGDFWVEIQAAIALADQAAEKVQAAWDKDVELTHQERGEVAIAVSAAKALATRVGIDITNRIFEVTGTRATATKYGFDRYWRDLRTFTLHDPVDYKLRAIGDWVLNDQLPAITQYS; the protein is encoded by the coding sequence ATGGTACTAGATATTACAAAACCAAAGGATTACATTGACCTAGCAACTTCTCTATCCAAGGAACTTGCTCAATCCGCAGTTGAACGGGATGTTAAAGCTGGAGTTCCAGAAGAGGAAATTAATAAACTACGTGAAAATGGACTGCTTCCACTGATTGTGCCCAAGCAATATGGTGGAATTGGTGCAACTTGGATTGATGCCTTAAAAATTGTTAGAAAGCTATCAAAAGCAGATGGTTCAATTGGTCAGTTGTATGGTAATCATCTCAATTTGACGGCTTTGGGTCACGTTTCCGGCACACCAGCCCAAAAGGAAAAATATTATAGAGAAACTGCTAAGAATAACTTATTTTGGGCAAATGCAATTAATACAAAGGATACTAGGCTGAAAATTAACCCAGAAGGCGAGAATTTTCGGGTTAATGGTGTTAAAAGCTTTGGTACAGGAATCTCCGTTGCAGATTATCGGGTATTCTCTGCTTTAGAAGATGGTGTAGAATTGCCTTTCATATTCATAATTCCCAAAGACAGAGAAGGGTTAGTTTCTAATCAAGATTGGGATAATATTGGGCAACGTCGCACTGATAGCGGTAGTTATACATTTAACAATGTCTTAGTAGAAAAAGATGAGATTTTGGGGCCACCAAATCCCCATGATAGTGCCTTCTCAACTTTTCTTGGTATTATTGCCCAGCTAACAAAAACCAACGTTTATTTGGGAATTACTAAAGCAGCCTTCGCCGCCGCTCGTGAATATACTAAAACTACTACTAAACCGTGGATTACATCAGGTGTAGATAGTGCGACTCAAGACCCATATATTCTGCATCATTACGGTGATTTTTGGGTGGAAATTCAAGCTGCGATCGCTCTAGCTGACCAAGCAGCCGAAAAGGTGCAAGCAGCGTGGGATAAGGATGTAGAACTAACTCATCAAGAGAGAGGAGAAGTAGCGATCGCAGTTTCCGCAGCCAAGGCATTAGCTACCCGTGTAGGTATAGATATTACCAACCGCATCTTTGAAGTTACCGGAACTCGCGCCACAGCAACTAAATATGGATTTGACCGTTACTGGCGAGATTTACGAACTTTTACTCTTCACGATCCTGTGGACTACAAATTGCGTGCGATCGGCGATTGGGTACTCAACGATCAACTACCTGCGATCACCCAATATTCTTAG
- a CDS encoding glycosyltransferase family 2 protein yields the protein MLPKYSLIVPIYNEEEIIPELYRRLSAVMNRLDGLAELILINDGSRDRSLQLLRELHQKDPRICYLSFARNFGHQIAVTAGLNFVRGQVIIILDADLQDPPELIPDMIEKWRQGYLVVYAQRTQRLKEGWFKRFTAYSFYRVLKKLADVEIPTDTGDFCLMDRQIVDILNSMPERTRYIRGLRSWVGFQQTAIRFERNPRFAGEVKYTFSKSLALAINGLVSFSIVPLRISTYLGLVAAAAAILMALLVLYWRLFVPHSPLTGFTIILMAIFFLGSVQLVSVGILGEYIGRIYEEVKARPLYTLAEVGGFYDNSNSTNNSDKLDNFEDATKNLDKY from the coding sequence ATGCTACCAAAGTATTCATTGATTGTTCCAATTTATAACGAAGAAGAAATTATTCCTGAACTATACCGCAGACTGAGCGCAGTAATGAATCGGCTGGATGGCCTTGCCGAATTAATTTTAATCAATGATGGTAGCCGCGATCGCTCCCTACAACTACTACGAGAACTCCATCAAAAAGACCCGCGTATTTGCTACTTGAGCTTTGCTCGTAACTTTGGTCACCAGATTGCAGTTACGGCTGGTCTGAATTTTGTTCGGGGTCAAGTTATCATCATCCTTGATGCTGACTTGCAAGATCCACCAGAACTAATCCCCGACATGATTGAAAAATGGCGACAGGGCTATCTAGTTGTCTACGCTCAACGCACTCAACGCCTTAAGGAAGGATGGTTTAAGCGTTTTACTGCTTACTCCTTTTATCGCGTCCTCAAGAAGCTTGCAGATGTAGAGATTCCTACTGATACTGGTGATTTTTGTTTAATGGATCGGCAGATCGTAGATATTCTCAATTCTATGCCAGAACGCACCCGCTATATTCGTGGTCTGCGTTCTTGGGTTGGCTTTCAGCAAACAGCAATTCGGTTCGAGCGCAACCCCCGCTTTGCTGGGGAAGTTAAATACACTTTCAGCAAATCCTTGGCGCTTGCCATCAATGGTCTAGTGTCCTTTTCAATAGTGCCACTGCGGATATCAACCTACTTAGGGTTAGTAGCGGCGGCGGCGGCTATCTTGATGGCTTTATTAGTCTTGTATTGGCGGCTTTTTGTTCCCCATTCGCCTTTAACTGGGTTTACGATTATTTTGATGGCAATCTTCTTTCTCGGATCTGTGCAGTTAGTCAGTGTTGGCATCTTAGGCGAATATATAGGGCGCATCTATGAAGAAGTTAAAGCCAGGCCCCTCTATACTTTGGCAGAGGTAGGTGGTTTCTATGACAATTCCAACTCAACGAACAATTCTGACAAACTAGATAATTTTGAGGATGCTACTAAAAATCTAGACAAGTATTGA